The Micromonospora sp. M71_S20 genome has a window encoding:
- a CDS encoding dihydrofolate reductase family protein → MRKLVYYIAVTLDGFIAGPDGADPTGPDGFWPIPDDYLQHLVAEYPETLPGPAREAFGITGEGARFDTVLEGRHSYELGLKAGLTDAYPHLRHLVFSRTMGQSPDPAVEVLSADPVATVRELKRHDGRDVWVIGGGALAGALYPEIDRLVVKLAPLTIGAGIPLFGRGAVFEPRTWELTDHVVLGSGALFLTYDRTGRADA, encoded by the coding sequence GTGCGTAAGCTCGTGTACTACATCGCCGTCACCCTGGACGGCTTCATCGCCGGCCCCGACGGCGCGGACCCCACCGGCCCCGACGGATTCTGGCCGATCCCGGACGACTACCTGCAACACCTCGTCGCTGAGTATCCGGAGACGCTGCCGGGCCCGGCCCGGGAGGCGTTCGGCATCACCGGCGAGGGCGCCCGGTTCGACACCGTCCTGGAGGGGCGTCACTCCTACGAGCTGGGGCTGAAGGCCGGCCTCACCGACGCCTACCCGCACCTGCGCCACCTGGTGTTCTCTCGCACGATGGGGCAGAGCCCGGACCCGGCCGTCGAGGTCCTGTCCGCGGACCCGGTCGCCACCGTACGCGAGCTCAAGCGGCACGACGGCCGGGACGTCTGGGTGATCGGCGGCGGCGCCCTGGCCGGCGCCCTCTATCCCGAGATCGACCGCCTCGTGGTCAAGCTGGCCCCGTTGACCATCGGCGCCGGCATCCCGCTGTTCGGCCGCGGCGCCGTCTTCGAGCCGCGCACCTGGGAGCTGACGGACCACGTCGTCCTCGGCAGCGGCGCGCTCTTCCTGACCTACGACCGCACTGGTCGGGCGGACGCGTGA